The stretch of DNA CCGAGCCGTCGCCGTCACCGGCGATCGGATCGCCGCCGTCGGCGACCCGGACGAGATCGCACCGGCGAGCGCCGAGCGCGTCGACTGCGGCGGCGGGGTCCTCCTGCCGGGCTTCGTCGACGCCCACACCCACCTCGACGTGGTGGGGCGCAGGGCCGTCGAGGCCGACCTCGGCGGGGCCGACGGGCCGGACGACTGCGTCCACCGCCTCCTGGCGGCCGACGACGGCGACGGCTGGCTGCTGGGGTTCGGCTACGACGAGGGCGAGTGGGGCGGCCGGCGGCTCCGTGCCGCCGACCTCGACGCGGCGAGCACCGAGCGGCCGGTGGCGGCGTTCCGCGAGGACCTCCACACGGTGTCGGTCAACCACGCCGCGCTGGATCGGCTGGACCTCCCGGAGAGCGGCGTCGAGCGCGAGGACGGCGCGCCGACGGGCGTGCTCGTCGAGGAAGCCGCCGAGGCCGTCCTAGACGCCGTCGCGCCCGACCGCGAGCAGACCCGCGAGTACCTGCTGGCAGCCCAGGAGGTGGCACTCGCCGAGGGCGTCACGGCGGTCCACGACATGGTCCGGCGCTCGCACGCGCCGCGGGTGTACCGGGACCTCGATCTGAGTGGGGACCTCGCGTTGCGGGTCCGGCTGAACTACTGGCGGGACCACCTCGACGCCGTCCGCGAGGTGGGGCTGTCGACGAACCACGGGAGCGAGCGGGTCCGCACCGGCGCGATCAAGACGTTCGTCGACGGGGCACTCGGGTCGAGCACCGCCCGCCTGCGCGAGCCCTACAGCGACGGCGGCGACGAGGACGTCGGCGAGTGGCGACTCCCGCCCGCGGAGCTCCGGGAGCTGGTCGCCGAGGTGGCCGACGCCGACCTGCAACTGGCCGCCCACGCCATCGGCGACGCGGCCGTCGAGGTGGTACTGGAGACGGTAGCGGACGCCGCTGGCGACGACGCGGCGGCCGCGCGCCACCGGGTCGAACACGCCGAGGTACTGACCGGCGACCTGGTCGAGCGGCTGGCCGACAGCGACCTCGTGGTCTCCGCCCAGCCGAACTTCCACCGGTGGGCCGCGCCGGACGGCCTCTACGCCGACCGGCTCGGCGACCGGCGCGTCGAGACCAACCGCTTCCGGGACCTGCTGGACGCCGGCGCGACGCTGGCCTTCGGCAGCGACTGTATGCCGCTGGGACCGCTGTACGGGATCGAACGCGCCGTCACGGCCCCCGGGCCGGGCCAGCGACTCACCGTGGGCGAGGCGGTTCGTGCCTACACTCACGGCGGGGCCGTCGCGGGCTTCGACGAGGACCGGCTGGGGACCGTCGAGCCGGGGAAGCTGGCCGACTTCGCGGTGCTGGCCGAGTCGCCGTGGGCCGTCGGCGACGACGCCATCGCCGACGTCGACGTGACGCTGACCGTCTCCGGCGGCGAGGTCGTGTTCGACGACCGGCCCTGACCTCAGTCCAGTCGCTTCGGGGCGTACGCGTCGGCGGGACA from Haloarcula litorea encodes:
- a CDS encoding amidohydrolase — translated: MADRVFTNCEVRPRPGSGETARAVAVTGDRIAAVGDPDEIAPASAERVDCGGGVLLPGFVDAHTHLDVVGRRAVEADLGGADGPDDCVHRLLAADDGDGWLLGFGYDEGEWGGRRLRAADLDAASTERPVAAFREDLHTVSVNHAALDRLDLPESGVEREDGAPTGVLVEEAAEAVLDAVAPDREQTREYLLAAQEVALAEGVTAVHDMVRRSHAPRVYRDLDLSGDLALRVRLNYWRDHLDAVREVGLSTNHGSERVRTGAIKTFVDGALGSSTARLREPYSDGGDEDVGEWRLPPAELRELVAEVADADLQLAAHAIGDAAVEVVLETVADAAGDDAAAARHRVEHAEVLTGDLVERLADSDLVVSAQPNFHRWAAPDGLYADRLGDRRVETNRFRDLLDAGATLAFGSDCMPLGPLYGIERAVTAPGPGQRLTVGEAVRAYTHGGAVAGFDEDRLGTVEPGKLADFAVLAESPWAVGDDAIADVDVTLTVSGGEVVFDDRP